A single region of the Raphanus sativus cultivar WK10039 chromosome 1, ASM80110v3, whole genome shotgun sequence genome encodes:
- the LOC108842594 gene encoding LOW QUALITY PROTEIN: SNF2 domain-containing protein CLASSY 3-like (The sequence of the model RefSeq protein was modified relative to this genomic sequence to represent the inferred CDS: inserted 2 bases in 1 codon), giving the protein MTEDKSKTDKLSLPEMMFAPDELPVGVRVLTYQSPRAIKSILKALDDDEVQILRESPFGKILEIVDKPAFSEEFVGYLLTKQLKVKKIYEAWFLFAWQPIRFSLREFAILTGLPCGQFPEESWMTTTKKTVTKKPYWPCLFGKAEAVTVSSALKMLRRKMVTDKDIRIKIACLAILSSVLLPTSSKMNILREHAESIEDLDEFFAFPWGRLAFLMLIGSIKEHDEVSLSQNKTIPIKGFALALQLLMFEAVPALVEAVQVEIRCCSSGSDSEDDDESDEHVSGNPTKKVNEPMDNESASSTTRMHVKENDRLGEEVDRDDIRVSSSEEQDERKYDDDGLLIIRPPPLLELFDVGESQTPPVASEAQIEEDKMWEEMAFHIKSDQVDLHLHSEIEKEISGDESTEAACRKGNHELCLDLEIGLKCIHCCFVLTEIRGLDVSEWGERNTSGRRKNDRSEEDGNSNSFTGNLEFEAPGQSNLKEGFESIEGTVWDLIPGVKSQMYPHQQEGFEFIWRNLAGTIMLNELKDFENCEETGGCIMSHAPGTGKTRLTITFLQAYLECFPNCKPVIIAPASLLLTWEEEFKKWNISIPFHNLSSLELTGRENSAASKLLLKKNSSARSTNEIRMLKIYSWIKSKSILGISYDLYVKLAGVKDEDKKTKVKPDKELEDIGEILTGRPGLLVLDEAHTPRNQRSCIWKTLSKVETQKRILLSGTPFQNNFKELGNVLGIARPKYLERLMSTLKKSGMTVTKRGKRALGDEVNNRGIEELKAVMLPFVHVHKGSILQKSLPGLRECVVVLNPPDLQRKVLESIEVTHNQKTKNVFETEHKLSLVSVHPSLVSHCKLTRKEKLTIDEILLAQLKKVRLDPNQSVKTKFLMEFIKLCVVIKEKVLVFSQYIDPLKLIMKHLVNGFKWTEGEEVLYMHGKLEQKQRQTLINEFNDXNLVGASRVILLDVVWNPAVERQAISRAYRIGQKRIVYTYHLVAKGTPEGTKYCKQAQKDRISELVFACSSRPDKGKEKIAEAVTEDKVLDTMVKHLKLGDMFDNLIVQPKEADLVEGFSILMP; this is encoded by the exons ATGACGGAAGACAAATCCAAGACAGATAAG CTTTCGCTCCCGGAGATGATGTTCGCTCCTGACGAGTTACCGGTTGGTGTCCGAGTTTTGACGTACCAATCGCCTAGGGCTATCAAGTCTATTCTAAAAGCTCTCGACGACGATGAAGTTCAGATTCTTCGCGAGTCTCCCTTCGGGAAGATACTTGAAATTGTTGACAAGCCGGCTTTCTCAGAAGAATTTGTTGGGTATTTACTGACAAAACAACTTAAGGTGAAGAAAATATACGAAGCTTGGTTTCTATTCGCGTGGCAACCCATTAGGTTCTCGCTTCGTGAATTTGCAATTTTGACTGGACTTCCCTGTGGCCAGTTCCCCGAGGAATCGTGGATGACAACCACCAAGAAAACAGTAACTAAAAAACCCTACTGGCCTTGCCTTTTCGGGAAAGCAGAAGCTGTCACGGTATCTTCAGCTTTGAAGATGCTGCGGAGGAAGATGGTTACTGACAAAGATATCCGGATAAAGATTGCGTGCCTCGCAATCCTCTCTTCCGTTCTCCTTCCCACCAGTTCGAAAATGAATATTCTCAGAGAACACGCGGAGTCCATCGAAGACCTAGACGAGTTCTTCGCTTTTCCTTGGGGTAGGCTGGCGTTTCTGATGCTCATTGGTAGCATCAAAGAGCATGACGAGGTTTCCTTATCGCAGAATAAGACCATCCCTATAAAAGGCTTTGCACTAGCTCTTCAGCTCCTCATGTTTGAAGCTGTTCCAGCTTTGGTTGAAGCTGTCCAGGTGGAGATCCGCTGCTGTTCCTCAGGTTCTGACAGTGAAGACGACGACGAAAGTGATGAACATGTATCTGGAAACCCCACCAAGAAG GTGAATGAACCAATGGATAACGAGTCTGCTTCTTCTACGACAAGGATGCATGTTAAGGAGAATGATCGGTTAGGAGAAGAAGTAGACAGAGATGACATACGTGTTTCTTCATCTGAAGAACAAGATGAAAGAaaatatgatgatgatggaCTCCTAATCATTAGGCCACCACCCTTGTTAGAGTTGTTTGATGTGGGGGAATCTCAAACACCACCTGTGGCTTCTGAGGCGCAGATAGAGGAAGATAAGATGTGGGAAGAAATGGCGTTTCACATTAAATCAGACCAAGTTGATCTCCACCTTCATTCAGAG attgAGAAAGAGATATCAGGTGATGAAAGTACAGAAGCAGCATGTAGAAAAGGGAATCACGAACTTTGTCTAGATCTTGAGATCGGTTTGAAGTGCATCCACTGCTGCTTTGTTTTGACAGAGATCAGAGgccttgatgtatctgaatgg GGAGAGAGGAACACAAGTGGAAGGAGAAAGAATGATAGATCAGAAGAGGATGGAAACAGCAATAGCTTCACTGGGAACCTTGAGTTCGAAGCTCCTGGCCAAAGCAACTTAAAGGAAGGATTTGAGTCTATTGAAGGGACTGTTTGGGATCTTATCCCAGGTGTTAAATCTCAGATGTACCCACACCAGCAAGAGGGTTTTGAGTTTATCTGGAGGAACTTGGCTGGTACTATTATGTTAAATGAGCTCAAGGACTTTGAGAACTGCGAGGAGACTGGAGGATGCATCATGTCACACGCTCCAGGGACAGGGAAAACtcgcctcacaatcactttccTTCAAGCCTACTTGGAATGCTTCCCTAACTGCAAACCTGTTATCATTGCTCCTGCAAGCTTGCTTCTCACGTGGGAAGAGGAGTTTAAGAAGTGGAACATAAGCATTCCCTTTCACAATCTCAGCAGCTTGGAGCTTACTGGAAGAGAGAACTCTGCTGCTTCCAAACTTTTGCTGAAGAAGAACTCAAGCGCTAGAAGTACGAATGAGATAAGGATGTTGAAGATATACTCTTGGATCAAATCAAAGAGCATACTCGGGATCAGTTACGACCTCTATGTGAAGCTTGCAGGAGTTAAGGACGAGGACAAAAAGACAAAAGTGAAACCAGACAAAGAGTTAGAAGATATAGGAGAGATACTCACGGGGAGGCCTGGACTGCTGGTTCTTGACGAGGCACACACACCTAGGAACCAGAGAAGCTGTATATGGAAAACACTGTCCAAAGTGGAGACACAGAAACGCATCTTGCTCTCTGGAACGCCTTTCCAGAACAACTTCAAGGAGCTTGGCAATGTTTTGGGGATTGCAAGGCCAAAGTACCTAGAGAGGCTCATGTCCACGCTCAAGAAGAGTGGGATGACAGTAACCAAGAGAGGGAAACGAGCTTTGGGAGATGAAGTAAACAACCGTGGGATTGAAGAACTCAAGGCTGTGATGCTACCCTTTGTGCATGTTCACAAAGGAAGCATTCTTCAGAAGAGCCTCCCTGGTTTGAGAGAGTGTGTTGTGGTGTTAAACCCGCCTGACCTGCAGAGGAAAGTCCTGGAGTCCATTGAAGTCACACACAACCAGAAAACGAAGAATGTCTTTGAGACAGAACACAAGCTCTCTTTGGTCTCAGTCCATCCTTCTCTCGTCTCTCACTGCAAACTGACTCGGAAAGAAAAACTGACCATCGACGAGATCTTGCTTGCACAGCTAAAGAAGGTGAGGTTGGATCCAAACCAAAGCGTGAAGACAAAATTCCTCATGGAGTTTATCAAGCTGTGCGTTGTGATAAAAGAGAAAGTCCTGGTGTTCAGTCAATACATCGACCCGCTGAAACTGATAATGAAGCATTTGGTCAACGGGTTCAAATGGACTGAAGGGGAAGAAGTGTTGTACATGCACGGCAAACTCGAGCAGAAGCAGAGACAGACCTTGATCAACGAGTTCAACGA CAATCTTGTAGGAGCATCAAGGGTGATTCTCTTGGATGTTGTGTGGAACCCTGCAGTGGAGAGACAGGCTATAAGCCGTGCTTACAGAATCGGACAGAAGAGGATTGTCTACACGTACCATTTGGTTGCAAAGGGAACTCCGGAGGGGACAAAGTACTGTAAGCAAGCGCAGAAGGATAGGATCTCAGAGCTGGTGTTTGCGTGTTCCTCAAGACCTGATAAGGGGAAAGAAAAGATTGCTGAAGCTGTGACTGAGGATAAAGTGTTGGACACTATGGTGAAGCATCTGAAGCTTGGGGATATGTTTGACAACCTCATTGTTCAACCAAAGGAAGCTGATCTGGTTGAAGGTTTCAGCATACTTATGCCATGA
- the LOC108813530 gene encoding type IV inositol polyphosphate 5-phosphatase 6 — MREDKSKSNKLAWSKKMVRKWFNIKSKTEEFQTDDPSTSAGVDVERRSSFSAEKAPTTIKKTKTEKLSKNWEQQARQRKMNYENPRIIDVQNYSIFTATWNVAGRSPPPDLNLDEWLHSSAPADIYVLGFQEIVPLNAGNILGSEDNGPAQKWLSLIRKTLNNRPGTSGGGASSGYHTPSPIPVPMAELDADFSGSTRQKNSTFFHRRSFQTPSTTWNNDPSMPQPGLDRRFSVCDRVFFTHRPSDFDPSFRGSSSSSHRPSDYSRRPSDYSRRPSDYSRQSDYSRPSDYYSRPSDYSRPSDFSRSSDDDNGTGDSPSTVLYSPGSAANENGYRIPWNSSQYCLVASKQMVGVFLTIWVKSELREHVKNMKVSCVGRGLMGYLGNKGSISISMLLHQTSFCFVCTHLTSGQKEGDELKRNSDVMEILKKTRFPRVKSLEEEKSPENILQHDRIIWLGDLNYRIALSYRSAKALVEMQNWRALLENDQLRIEQKRGHVFKGWNEGKIYFPPTYKYSRNSDRYSGDDLHPKEKRRTPAWCDRILWYGEGLHQLSYVRGESRFSDHRPVYGIFCAEVESAHNRLKRTMSCSASRVQAEELLPYSRGYTELSFF, encoded by the exons ATGAGGGAAGACAAATCCAAGTCAAATAag CTGGCCTGGTCCAAGAAGATGGTCAGGAAATGGTTTAATATCAAAAGCAAAACAGAGGAGTTTCAAACAGATGATCCTTCTACTTCTGCTG GAGTTGATGTAGAGCGCAGAAGTAGTTTCTCAGCAGAGAAAGCTCCCACCACAATCAAGAAGACCAAAACTG AGAAGCTCAGTAAGAACTGGGAGCAGCAAGCTCGCCAAAGGAAAATGAACTATGAGAATCCTAGGATCATTGATGTCCAAAACTACAG CATCTTTACTGCTACCTGGAACGTAGCTGGACGCTCTCCTCCTCCTGACTTAAACCTCGACGAGTGGCTTCACTCATCAGCTCCTGCAGACATATACGTCCTCGGATTCCAAGAGATTGTCCCTCTTAACGCTGGTAACATCCTTGGATCCGAAGACAACGGACCTGCTCAGAAATGGCTCTCTCTCATCCGCAAAACACTCAACAACCGACCGGGAACCAGCGGAGGAGGAGCCAGCAGCGGTTACCACACGCCTTCCCCTATCCCTGTCCCCATGGCAGAGCTTGACGCTGACTTCTCTGGCTCCACAAGACAAAAGAACTCCACCTTCTTCCACAGACGCTCTTTCCAGACCCCAAGCACCACGTGGAACAACGATCCTTCCATGCCTCAACCAGGTCTTGACCGTCGTTTCAGCGTCTGTGACCGTGTCTTCTTCACCCACAGGCCAAGTGATTTCGACCCCAGCTTCCGTggtagcagcagcagcagtcACAGGCCTAGTGACTACTCTAGGAGGCCTAGTGATTACTCAAGAAGGCCTAGCGACTACTCAAGGCAGAGTGATTACTCTAGACCGAGTGATTACTACTCTAGACCGAGTGATTACTCACGTCCAAGTGACTTCTCAAGGTCTTCAGATGATGATAACGGTACTGGAGACTCTCCAAGCACTGTCTTGTACTCTCCAGGCTCTGCAGCTAACGAGAACGGTTATAGGATCCCGTGGAACTCTTCTCAGTATTGTTTAGTTGCTAGCAAACAGATGGTTGGTGTGTTCTTAACCATTTGGGTTAAAAGCGAGCTAAGGGAACACGTCAAGAACATGAAAGTGTCTTGCGTTGGTAGAGGACTAATGGGTTATCTTGGGAACAAG GGATCAATCTCAATAAGCATGTTGCTTCATCAAACAAGCTTTTGCTTCGTATGTACACACTTGACTTCAGGACAAAAAGAAGGTGATGAGCTAAAGAGAAACTCTGATGTCATGGAGATACTCAAGAAAACTAGGTTCCCTCGCGTTAAGAGCTTAGAGGAGGAGAAGTCCCCTGAAAACATCCTTCAGCATGA CCGGATAATATGGCTTGGAGATCTGAACTACCGGATAGCGCTCTCTTACCGATCCGCTAAAGCACTCGTTGAGATGCAGAACTGGAGAGCTTTGCTAGAGAACGACCAGTTGAGAATAGAGCAGAAACGAGGCCATGTGTTCAAAGGATGGAACGAAGGAAAGATCTACTTCCCACCAACGTACAAGTACTCAAGGAACTCAGATAGATACTCTGGAGATGACTTGCATCCCAAGGAGAAACGTCGCACTCCCGCTTG gtGCGATAGGATATTGTGGTACGGTGAAGGACTGCATCAGTTATCTTATGTAAGAGGAGAGTCACGGTTCTCTGATCATAGACCTGTCTACGGCATTTTCTGCGCCGAGGTTGAGTCAGCTCATAACAGGCTAAAACGAACCATGAGTTGCTCTGCTTCGAGGGTTCAAGCTGAAGAGCTCTTACCTTATTCCCGTGGATACACCGAGCTCAGCTTCTTCTAG
- the LOC130512653 gene encoding uncharacterized protein LOC130512653, giving the protein MVFRLKRLWLYFYGSGSLWVPWIKGNRFAGRSLWLINDSPRFSSTVRSMLQLKDQLHNFLRCSVGDGNTALFWHDYWTELGPLHQLFGSSGPRSLRIPLSATVSRAVDNGHWNIPSARSDDAVTLQIILSTMAVPSSSSRADVFLWRNSAGGFGPTFSSRVTWERLRITSPHVQWHPVVWFKEEIPRCSFISWTAFLGRLPTRDRLISWGLLVPPGCVLCSLADESISHLFFQCPFAVAAWSRFCGRYLASRPSSLDDVVILCQQFPGPHASRAVVVLKLINQVIIYNLWRERNARIFTAVSSTQEAFWRLVDRAVRDRLLSLTRPSTTAPSPSLLELYFWFLSPYS; this is encoded by the coding sequence ATGGTCTTCAGGTTAAAGAGGCTTTGGCTATATTTTTATGGCTCGGGCTCCCTCTGGGTCCCCTGGATTAAAGGAAATAGGTTTGCTGGCAGGAGTCTCTGGCTAATAAATGACTCGCCAAGGTTCTCAAGTACTGTGAGAAGCATGCTCCAATTAAAGGATCAACTTCATAACTTTCTTCGTTGCAGCGTCGGAGATGGTAACACAGCCTTGTTTTGGCATGACTACTGGACTGAGCTGGGTCCTTTGCATCAACTCTTTGGATCTTCGGGTCCTCGTTCTCTAAGAATCCCTCTCAGTGCCACCGTCTCTCGGGCAGTTGACAATGGTCACTGGAACATTCCTTCAGCTCGCTCTGACGACGCGGTGACTCTCCAGATCATCTTGTCTACAATGGCGGTTCCTTCTTCAAGTAGTAGAGCTGATGTTTTTTTATGGAGAAACAGTGCTGGTGGGTTTGGTCCAACTTTCTCCTCTCGGGTTACTTGGGAAAGGTTGCGAATAACAAGCCCCCACGTTCAATGGCATCCGGTGGTTTGGTTTAAGGAAGAAATTCCCCGCTGCTCGTTCATTTCTTGGACAGCTTTTCTTGGAAGACTTCCCACTCGGGATCGTTTGATTTCTTGGGGTTTATTGGTACCACCAGGTTGTGTTCTCTGTTCTTTAGCTGACGAGTCTATAAGCCATTTGTTTTTTCAATGTCCATTTGCGGTTGCTGCTTGGTCTCGTTTCTGTGGCAGGTACCTGGCGTCAAGGCCTTCCTCACTCGATGATGTCGTTATCCTCTGCCAGCAGTTCCCCGGACCTCATGCTTCCCGTGCGGTGGTTGTGCTCAAGCTTATAAACCAAGTGATCATCTACAACCTCTGGCGTGAGAGAAATGCCCGCATCTTCACTGCTGTTTCTTCGACTCAAGAGGCGTTTTGGCGCTTGGTGGATCGCGCAGTAAGGGATAGGCTGCTATCTCTAACCCGGCCTTCTACTACTGCTCCTTCTCCTTCCCTGCTTGAGctttatttttggtttctgtCCCCCTATAGTTAA